In the Populus trichocarpa isolate Nisqually-1 chromosome 1, P.trichocarpa_v4.1, whole genome shotgun sequence genome, one interval contains:
- the LOC7485079 gene encoding glycerophosphodiester phosphodiesterase GDPDL3 isoform X2 codes for MCNLRSFFTPLLAVLLLQSLVVVVSAQGSASTWKTLTGNRPLVIARGGFSGLFPDSSSVAFQFATLTSLPDVVLWCDVQLTKDGVGICAPDLRLDNSTSIAQVMKNKDKLYLVNGIPTRGWFTVDFTLNELSLVFLTQGIYSRSERFDYIYPIQTVEDVANLKPPGLWLNIQYDAFFKQHNLSMRSYVLSLSRRVVINHLSSPEVGFLRGIVKRFNLNITKLVFRFLESNVIEPSTNETYGSLSMNFTFIKTFASGILIPKSYIWPLDASNYLQPHTSIVSDAHKAGLEVFVSEFYNDVPLSYNYSYDPVTEYLRFVDNGEFSVDGMLSDFPVTPSATIACFHGLGKNDTPQVNLSVISKNGASGDYPGCTDLAYQKAILDGADVIDCPVQISKDGIPFCLGSINLYDSTTVAQSIYSNREQNIPQIKAGSGIFTFSLTWSEIQNLIPVISNPYSKYELLRNPKFKNSGKFLTLSDFLALAKNTSSLSGVLISIENAAYLIEKEGLPITDKVLEVLSLAGYDDPTSKKVMIESTNSSVLMKFRDESNYELVYRIEEDIQDAEDAALKDIKDFASSVVISKASVFPESSSFLSGVTNVVPKLQSHGLSVYVETFSNEFVSQAWDFFSDSTVEINSYVMGVNISGVITEFPLTSARYKRNRCLGKELPSYMSPAQPGGLMQLISPFALPPAEPPNPVLTAPDVVEGPLPSHTASPPPVPGGGATAVPPGAPNGLPKIGACIFLSNLAMLITILLLL; via the exons ATGTGTAACTTACGCTCGTTCTTCACTCCTCTACTAGCTGTACTACTACTTCAGTCATTGGTGGTTGTTGTCTCTGCTCAGGGATCTGCTAGTACCTGGAAAACACTCACCG GAAATCGCCCTTTAGTCATAGCACGTGGCGGGTTTTCAGGATTATTTCCTGATTCTAGCTCAGTTGCTTTCCAGTTTGCAACGCTTACAAGTTTGCCGGATGTTGTCCTATGGTGTGATGTGCAGTTAACTAAAGATGGTGTGGGGATTTGTGCCCCTGATCTCAGGCTTGACAATTCTACTAGCATTGCacaagttatgaaaaataaggATAAGTTGTACCTAGTTAATGGAATTCCTACCCGAGGATGGTTCACAGTGGATTTCACTCTTAATGAATTGTCACTTGTATTCT TGACTCAGGGAATCTATTCTCGGAGTGAAAGGTTTGATTACATTTATCCCATCCAAACTGTTGAGGATGTGGCTAACTTAAAACCACCAGGCTTATGGTTGAATATTCAG TATGATGCATTCTTCAAACAGCACAATTTGAGTATGAGAAGCTATGTACTGTCTCTATCCAGAAGGGTTGTCATTAATCATCTCTCATCACCAGAAGTGGGTTTCTTGAGAGGTATTGTTAAGAGATTTAACCTAAATATAACAAAACTGGTCTTCCGGTTTCTGGAATCAAATGTCATCGAGCCATCAACAAATGAGACATATGGTTCTCTCTCAATGAACTTTACTTTCATCAAGACATTTGCATCTGGAATTCTTATCCCTAAGTCATACATATGGCCTTTAGATGCAAGTAATTACTTACAACCTCATACTTCTATCGTCTCGGATGCACACAAGGCAGGGCTAGAGGTTTTTGTATCAGAATTTTATAATGACGTTCCACTAAGTTACAATTACAGTTATGATCCTGTAACTGAGTATCTCAGATTTGTTGACAATGGTGAATTCTCTGTTGATGGCATGCTCTCTGACTTTCCAGTAACTCCTTCTGCGACTATTG CTTGTTTTCATGGTCTAGGCAAGAATGATACACCTCAAG TGAACCTTTCGGTCATCTCAAAAAATGGTGCAAGTGGAGACTACCCTGGTTGCACTGATTTGGCTTACCAGAAAGCTATTTTAGATGGTGCTGATGTTATTGATTGTCCTGTTCAAATATCAAAAGACGGGATACCATTTTGCTTAGGCTCTATAAATCTTTATGACAGTACAACAGTTGCCCAATCAATTTACAGCAATCGTGAACAGAATATTCCACAGATTAAGGCAGGCAGTGGGATATTCACCTTTAGCTTAACATGGAGTGAGATTCAGAACTTAATTC CGGTGATTTCCAATCCATATTCAAAATATGAATTGTTACGGAATcccaaattcaaaaattcagGGAAGTTTCTAACATTGTCTGATTTCTTAGCTTTGGCAAAGAACACTAGCTCGCTTTCTGGTGTCTTGATTAGCATTGAG AACGCAGCCTATCTTATAGAGAAAGAGGGATTACCCATTACTGACAAAGTACTTGAAGTCTTGAGCTTAGCTGGTTATGATGATCCAACTTCCAAGAAAGTTATGATTGAGTCCACCAACAGCTCAGTTCTAATGAAATTTAGGGACGAAAGCAATTATGAGCTTGTGTACCGGATTGAAGAGGATATTCAAGATGCTGAAGATGCAGCACTGAAGGACATCAAAGACTTTGCTAGTTCGGTGGTCATCAGCAAGGCTTCTGTCTTTCCTGAAAGTTCTTCATTCCTCAGTGGTGTTACAAATGTTGTGCCAAAGCTGCAATCGCATGGGCTCTCAGTTTATGTGGAAACTTTCAGCAATGAGTTTGTATCTCAGGCATGGGACTTCTTCTCAGATTCAACAGTTGAAATTAACTCCTACGTCATGGGAGTCAACATCAGCGGTGTTATCACAGAATTCCCTCTGACTTCTGCCAGATACAAGA GGAACCGATGCTTGGGCAAGGAATTACCTTCTTACATGAGCCCTGCTCAGCCTGGCGGTCTCATGCAGCTAATCTCACCTTTTGCCTTGCCCCCAGCTGAGCCTCCAAACCCAGTGTTAACTGCACCTGATGTTGTGGAGGGACCCTTGCCCTCTCATACAGCAAGTCCCCCCCCAGTTCCAG
- the LOC7485079 gene encoding glycerophosphodiester phosphodiesterase GDPDL3 isoform X4: MCNLRSFFTPLLAVLLLQSLVVVVSAQGSASTWQTLTGNPPLVIARGGFSGLFPDSSSVAFQFATLTSLPDVVLWCDVQLTKDGVGICAPDLRLDNSTSIAQVMKNKDKLYLVNGIPTQGWFTVDFTLNELSLVSLAQGIYSRSERFDNTYPIQTVEDVANLKPPGLWLNIQHDAFFTQHNLSMRIYVLSLSRRVVINHLSSPEAGFLRSIVKRFNLNITKLVFRFLEPNVIEPSTNETYGSLSKNFTFIKTFASGILIPKSYIWPLDASNYLQPQTSIVSDAHKAGLEVFVSDFYNDAQLSYNYSYDPVTEYLSFVDNGDFSVDGVLSDFPVTPSATIDCFSGLGKNATPQVNLSVISKNGASGDYPGCTDLAYQKAILDGADVIDCPVQISKDGIPFCLGSINLYDSTTVAQSSYSNREQNIPQIKAGGGIFTFSLTWSEIQNLTPVMSNPYSKYYLLRNPKFRNSGNFLTLSDFLALAKNTSSLSGVLISIENAAYLIEKEGLPVTDKVLEVLSLAGYDDPTSKKVMIESTNSSVLMKFRDKNNYELVYRIEEDIQDAEDAALKDIKDFANSVVISKISVFPKSSSFLTGVTNVVPKLQSHGLSVYVETFNNEFVSQAWDFFSDSTVEINSYVMGANISGVITEFPLTSARYKRNRCLGYNVLPPYMSPAQPGGLIQLISPFALPPAEPPNPVLTAPDVVEGPLPSHTASPPVPGGGATAVPPGAPNGLPKIGACIFLSNLAMLITILLLL; encoded by the exons ATGTGTAACTTACGCTCGTTCTTCACTCCTCTACTAGCTGTCCTACTACTTCAGTCATTGGTGGTTGTTGTCTCTGCTCAGGGATCTGCTAGTACCTGGCAAACACTCACCG GAAATCCCCCTTTAGTCATAGCACGTGGCGGGTTTTCAGGATTATTTCCTGATTCTAGCTCAGTTGCTTTCCAGTTTGCAACGCTTACAAGTTTGCCGGATGTTGTCCTATGGTGTGATGTGCAGTTAACTAAAGATGGTGTGGGGATTTGTGCCCCTGATCTCAGGCTTGACAATTCTACTAGCATTGCtcaagttatgaaaaataaagataagttGTACCTAGTTAATGGAATTCCTACCCAAGGATGGTTCACAGTGGATTTCACTCTCAATGAATTGTCACTTGTATCCT TGGCTCAGGGAATCTATTCTCGGAGTGAAAGGTTTGATAACACTTATCCCATCCAAACTGTTGAGGATGTGGCGAACTTAAAACCACCAGGCTTATGGTTGAATATTCAG CATGATGCATTCTTCACACAGCACAATTTGAGTATGAGAATCTACGTACTGTCTCTATCCAGAAGGGTTGTCATTAATCATCTTTCATCACCAGAAGCGGGTTTCTTGAGAAGTATTGTTAAGAGATTTAACCTAAATATAACAAAACTGGTCTTTCGGTTTCTGGAACCAAATGTCATCGAGCCATCAACAAATGAGACATATGGTTCTCTCTCAAAGAACTTTACTTTCATCAAGACATTTGCATCTGGAATTCTTATCCCTAAGTCATACATATGGCCTTTAGATGCAAGTAATTACTTACAACCTCAGACTTCTATCGTCTCGGATGCACACAAGGCAGGGCTAGAGGTTTTTGTATCAGATTTTTATAATGACGCCCAACTGAGTTACAATTACAGTTATGATCCTGTAACTGAGTATCTCAGTTTTGTTGACAATGGTGACTTCTCTGTTGATGGTGTGCTCTCTGACTTTCCAGTAACTCCATCTGCGACTATTG ATTGTTTTTCTGGTCTAGGCAAGAATGCTACACCTCAAG TGAACCTTTCGGTCATCTCAAAAAATGGTGCAAGTGGAGACTACCCTGGTTGCACTGATTTGGCTTACCAGAAAGCTATTTTAGATGGTGCTGATGTTATTGATTGTCCTGTTCAAATATCAAAAGACGGGATACCATTTTGCTTGGGCTCTATAAATCTTTATGATAGTACAACAGTTGCCCAATCAAGTTACAGCAATCGTGAACAGAATATTCCACAGATTAAGGCAGGCGGTGGGATATTCACCTTTAGCTTAACATGGAGTGAGATTCAGAACTTAACTC CGGTGATGTCCAATCcatattcaaaatattactTGTTGCGGAATCCCAAATTCAGAAATTCAGGGAATTTTCTAACATTGTCTGATTTCTTAGCATTGGCGAAGAACACTAGCTCGCTTTCTGGTGTCTTGATTAGCATTGAG AATGCAGCCTATCTTATAGAGAAAGAGGGATTACCCGTTACTGACAAAGTACTTGAAGTCTTGAGCTTAGCTGGTTATGATGATCCAACTTCCAAGAAAGTTATGATTGAGTCCACCAACAGCTCAGTTCTAATGAAATTTAGggacaaaaacaattatgagcTTGTGTACCGGATTGAAGAGGATATTCAAGATGCTGAAGATGCAGCACTGAAGGACATCAAAGACTTTGCTAATTCTGTGGTCATCAGCAAGATCTCTGTCTTTCCTAAAAGTTCTTCATTCCTCACTGGTGTCACAAATGTTGTGCCAAAGCTGCAATCGCATGGGCTCTCAGTTTATGTGGAAACTTTCAACAATGAGTTTGTATCTCAGGCATGGGACTTCTTCTCAGATTCAACAGTTGAAATTAACTCCTACGTCATGGGAGCCAACATCAGCGGTGTTATCACAGAATTCCCTCTGACTTCTGCCAGATACAAGA GGAACCGATGCTTGGGCTATAATGTTTTACCTCCTTACATGAGCCCTGCTCAGCCTGGCGGTCTCATTCAGCTAATCTCACCTTTTGCCTTGCCCCCAGCTGAGCCTCCAAACCCAGTGTTAACTGCACCTGATGTTGTGGAGGGACCCTTGCCCTCTCATACAGCAAGTCCCCCAGTTCCAG
- the LOC7485079 gene encoding glycerophosphodiester phosphodiesterase GDPDL3 isoform X3, whose amino-acid sequence MCNLRSFFTPLLAVLLLQSLVVVVSAQGSASTWQTLTGNPPLVIARGGFSGLFPDSSSVAFQFATLTSLPDVVLWCDVQLTKDGVGICAPDLRLDNSTSIAQVMKNKDKLYLVNGIPTQGWFTVDFTLNELSLVSLAQGIYSRSERFDNTYPIQTVEDVANLKPPGLWLNIQHDAFFTQHNLSMRIYVLSLSRRVVINHLSSPEAGFLRSIVKRFNLNITKLVFRFLEPNVIEPSTNETYGSLSKNFTFIKTFASGILIPKSYIWPLDASNYLQPQTSIVSDAHKAGLEVFVSDFYNDAQLSYNYSYDPVTEYLSFVDNGDFSVDGVLSDFPVTPSATIDCFSGLGKNATPQVNLSVISKNGASGDYPGCTDLAYQKAILDGADVIDCPVQISKDGIPFCLGSINLYDSTTVAQSSYSNREQNIPQIKAGGGIFTFSLTWSEIQNLTPVMSNPYSKYYLLRNPKFRNSGNFLTLSDFLALAKNTSSLSGVLISIENAAYLIEKEGLPVTDKVLEVLSLAGYDDPTSKKVMIESTNSSVLMKFRDKNNYELVYRIEEDIQDAEDAALKDIKDFANSVVISKISVFPKSSSFLTGVTNVVPKLQSHGLSVYVETFNNEFVSQAWDFFSDSTVEINSYVMGANISGVITEFPLTSARYKRNRCLGYNVLPPYMSPAQPGGLIQLISPFALPPAEPPNPVLTAPDVVEGPLPSHTASPPVPGGGATAVPPGAPNGLPKIGACIFLPNLAMLITILLLL is encoded by the exons ATGTGTAACTTACGCTCGTTCTTCACTCCTCTACTAGCTGTCCTACTACTTCAGTCATTGGTGGTTGTTGTCTCTGCTCAGGGATCTGCTAGTACCTGGCAAACACTCACCG GAAATCCCCCTTTAGTCATAGCACGTGGCGGGTTTTCAGGATTATTTCCTGATTCTAGCTCAGTTGCTTTCCAGTTTGCAACGCTTACAAGTTTGCCGGATGTTGTCCTATGGTGTGATGTGCAGTTAACTAAAGATGGTGTGGGGATTTGTGCCCCTGATCTCAGGCTTGACAATTCTACTAGCATTGCtcaagttatgaaaaataaagataagttGTACCTAGTTAATGGAATTCCTACCCAAGGATGGTTCACAGTGGATTTCACTCTCAATGAATTGTCACTTGTATCCT TGGCTCAGGGAATCTATTCTCGGAGTGAAAGGTTTGATAACACTTATCCCATCCAAACTGTTGAGGATGTGGCGAACTTAAAACCACCAGGCTTATGGTTGAATATTCAG CATGATGCATTCTTCACACAGCACAATTTGAGTATGAGAATCTACGTACTGTCTCTATCCAGAAGGGTTGTCATTAATCATCTTTCATCACCAGAAGCGGGTTTCTTGAGAAGTATTGTTAAGAGATTTAACCTAAATATAACAAAACTGGTCTTTCGGTTTCTGGAACCAAATGTCATCGAGCCATCAACAAATGAGACATATGGTTCTCTCTCAAAGAACTTTACTTTCATCAAGACATTTGCATCTGGAATTCTTATCCCTAAGTCATACATATGGCCTTTAGATGCAAGTAATTACTTACAACCTCAGACTTCTATCGTCTCGGATGCACACAAGGCAGGGCTAGAGGTTTTTGTATCAGATTTTTATAATGACGCCCAACTGAGTTACAATTACAGTTATGATCCTGTAACTGAGTATCTCAGTTTTGTTGACAATGGTGACTTCTCTGTTGATGGTGTGCTCTCTGACTTTCCAGTAACTCCATCTGCGACTATTG ATTGTTTTTCTGGTCTAGGCAAGAATGCTACACCTCAAG TGAACCTTTCGGTCATCTCAAAAAATGGTGCAAGTGGAGACTACCCTGGTTGCACTGATTTGGCTTACCAGAAAGCTATTTTAGATGGTGCTGATGTTATTGATTGTCCTGTTCAAATATCAAAAGACGGGATACCATTTTGCTTGGGCTCTATAAATCTTTATGATAGTACAACAGTTGCCCAATCAAGTTACAGCAATCGTGAACAGAATATTCCACAGATTAAGGCAGGCGGTGGGATATTCACCTTTAGCTTAACATGGAGTGAGATTCAGAACTTAACTC CGGTGATGTCCAATCcatattcaaaatattactTGTTGCGGAATCCCAAATTCAGAAATTCAGGGAATTTTCTAACATTGTCTGATTTCTTAGCATTGGCGAAGAACACTAGCTCGCTTTCTGGTGTCTTGATTAGCATTGAG AATGCAGCCTATCTTATAGAGAAAGAGGGATTACCCGTTACTGACAAAGTACTTGAAGTCTTGAGCTTAGCTGGTTATGATGATCCAACTTCCAAGAAAGTTATGATTGAGTCCACCAACAGCTCAGTTCTAATGAAATTTAGggacaaaaacaattatgagcTTGTGTACCGGATTGAAGAGGATATTCAAGATGCTGAAGATGCAGCACTGAAGGACATCAAAGACTTTGCTAATTCTGTGGTCATCAGCAAGATCTCTGTCTTTCCTAAAAGTTCTTCATTCCTCACTGGTGTCACAAATGTTGTGCCAAAGCTGCAATCGCATGGGCTCTCAGTTTATGTGGAAACTTTCAACAATGAGTTTGTATCTCAGGCATGGGACTTCTTCTCAGATTCAACAGTTGAAATTAACTCCTACGTCATGGGAGCCAACATCAGCGGTGTTATCACAGAATTCCCTCTGACTTCTGCCAGATACAAGA GGAACCGATGCTTGGGCTATAATGTTTTACCTCCTTACATGAGCCCTGCTCAGCCTGGCGGTCTCATTCAGCTAATCTCACCTTTTGCCTTGCCCCCAGCTGAGCCTCCAAACCCAGTGTTAACTGCACCTGATGTTGTGGAGGGACCCTTGCCCTCTCATACAGCAAGTCCCCCAGTTCCAG GTGGTGGAGCTACAGCAGTACCACCAGGAGCTCCAAATGGGCTGCCCAAGATTGGTGCGTGCATCTTCCTGCCCAATTTGGCTATGCTCATCACCATTCTTCTGCTGCTTTAA
- the LOC7485079 gene encoding glycerophosphodiester phosphodiesterase GDPDL3 isoform X5: MCNLRSFFTPLLAVLLLQSLVVVVSAQGSASTWKTLTGNRPLVIARGGFSGLFPDSSSVAFQFATLTSLPDVVLWCDVQLTKDGVGICAPDLRLDNSTSIAQVMKNKDKLYLVNGIPTRGWFTVDFTLNELSLVFLTQGIYSRSERFDYIYPIQTVEDVANLKPPGLWLNIQYDAFFKQHNLSMRSYVLSLSRRVVINHLSSPEVGFLRGIVKRFNLNITKLVFRFLESNVIEPSTNETYGSLSMNFTFIKTFASGILIPKSYIWPLDASNYLQPHTSIVSDAHKAGLEVFVSEFYNDVPLSYNYSYDPVTEYLRFVDNGEFSVDGMLSDFPVTPSATIACFHGLGKNDTPQVNLSVISKNGASGDYPGCTDLAYQKAILDGADVIDCPVQISKDGIPFCLGSINLYDSTTVAQSIYSNREQNIPQIKAGSGIFTFSLTWSEIQNLIPVISNPYSKYELLRNPKFKNSGKFLTLSDFLALAKNTSSLSGVLISIENAAYLIEKEGLPITDKVLEVLSLAGYDDPTSKKVMIESTNSSVLMKFRDESNYELVYRIEEDIQDAEDAALKDIKDFASSVVISKASVFPESSSFLSGVTNVVPKLQSHGLSVYVETFSNEFVSQAWDFFSDSTVEINSYVMGVNISGVITEFPLTSARYKRNRCLGKELPSYMSPAQPGGLMQLISPFALPPAEPPNPVLTAPDVVEGPLPSHTASPPVPGGGATAVPPGAPNGLPKIGACIFLSNLAMLITILLLL; this comes from the exons ATGTGTAACTTACGCTCGTTCTTCACTCCTCTACTAGCTGTACTACTACTTCAGTCATTGGTGGTTGTTGTCTCTGCTCAGGGATCTGCTAGTACCTGGAAAACACTCACCG GAAATCGCCCTTTAGTCATAGCACGTGGCGGGTTTTCAGGATTATTTCCTGATTCTAGCTCAGTTGCTTTCCAGTTTGCAACGCTTACAAGTTTGCCGGATGTTGTCCTATGGTGTGATGTGCAGTTAACTAAAGATGGTGTGGGGATTTGTGCCCCTGATCTCAGGCTTGACAATTCTACTAGCATTGCacaagttatgaaaaataaggATAAGTTGTACCTAGTTAATGGAATTCCTACCCGAGGATGGTTCACAGTGGATTTCACTCTTAATGAATTGTCACTTGTATTCT TGACTCAGGGAATCTATTCTCGGAGTGAAAGGTTTGATTACATTTATCCCATCCAAACTGTTGAGGATGTGGCTAACTTAAAACCACCAGGCTTATGGTTGAATATTCAG TATGATGCATTCTTCAAACAGCACAATTTGAGTATGAGAAGCTATGTACTGTCTCTATCCAGAAGGGTTGTCATTAATCATCTCTCATCACCAGAAGTGGGTTTCTTGAGAGGTATTGTTAAGAGATTTAACCTAAATATAACAAAACTGGTCTTCCGGTTTCTGGAATCAAATGTCATCGAGCCATCAACAAATGAGACATATGGTTCTCTCTCAATGAACTTTACTTTCATCAAGACATTTGCATCTGGAATTCTTATCCCTAAGTCATACATATGGCCTTTAGATGCAAGTAATTACTTACAACCTCATACTTCTATCGTCTCGGATGCACACAAGGCAGGGCTAGAGGTTTTTGTATCAGAATTTTATAATGACGTTCCACTAAGTTACAATTACAGTTATGATCCTGTAACTGAGTATCTCAGATTTGTTGACAATGGTGAATTCTCTGTTGATGGCATGCTCTCTGACTTTCCAGTAACTCCTTCTGCGACTATTG CTTGTTTTCATGGTCTAGGCAAGAATGATACACCTCAAG TGAACCTTTCGGTCATCTCAAAAAATGGTGCAAGTGGAGACTACCCTGGTTGCACTGATTTGGCTTACCAGAAAGCTATTTTAGATGGTGCTGATGTTATTGATTGTCCTGTTCAAATATCAAAAGACGGGATACCATTTTGCTTAGGCTCTATAAATCTTTATGACAGTACAACAGTTGCCCAATCAATTTACAGCAATCGTGAACAGAATATTCCACAGATTAAGGCAGGCAGTGGGATATTCACCTTTAGCTTAACATGGAGTGAGATTCAGAACTTAATTC CGGTGATTTCCAATCCATATTCAAAATATGAATTGTTACGGAATcccaaattcaaaaattcagGGAAGTTTCTAACATTGTCTGATTTCTTAGCTTTGGCAAAGAACACTAGCTCGCTTTCTGGTGTCTTGATTAGCATTGAG AACGCAGCCTATCTTATAGAGAAAGAGGGATTACCCATTACTGACAAAGTACTTGAAGTCTTGAGCTTAGCTGGTTATGATGATCCAACTTCCAAGAAAGTTATGATTGAGTCCACCAACAGCTCAGTTCTAATGAAATTTAGGGACGAAAGCAATTATGAGCTTGTGTACCGGATTGAAGAGGATATTCAAGATGCTGAAGATGCAGCACTGAAGGACATCAAAGACTTTGCTAGTTCGGTGGTCATCAGCAAGGCTTCTGTCTTTCCTGAAAGTTCTTCATTCCTCAGTGGTGTTACAAATGTTGTGCCAAAGCTGCAATCGCATGGGCTCTCAGTTTATGTGGAAACTTTCAGCAATGAGTTTGTATCTCAGGCATGGGACTTCTTCTCAGATTCAACAGTTGAAATTAACTCCTACGTCATGGGAGTCAACATCAGCGGTGTTATCACAGAATTCCCTCTGACTTCTGCCAGATACAAGA GGAACCGATGCTTGGGCAAGGAATTACCTTCTTACATGAGCCCTGCTCAGCCTGGCGGTCTCATGCAGCTAATCTCACCTTTTGCCTTGCCCCCAGCTGAGCCTCCAAACCCAGTGTTAACTGCAC